gtGGGTCCTGTCGCCCACCTCGTGGTGGTCTGCTTGCACTGGTGCGAGCCGGTTCACCAAccctctttttctcctcTCCATCTGCTCTTGTACACACCCCGCTCCGCATGATCCTCGACGGGTGGTAAAACGGCTGCTGCAAAGGATGTGTTTCATGGCCTTTCATGGGTTGATAGCGCGACGTTGAAAGTCGTCTTACTGTCCTGCACACTCTCTCCTTATTTACCGTGTTTCTCCGTCCTCGCGCTCCCGGGCGCTATACTTGTTCAGTGCCGGGGAAGTGCCTTCTTTCgcgctgcctccctccccctcaaaCGAAACTTCCGATCACTCACGCTCCCATACTCATATGCACTCAGCGCACAGCTAACATTCTCtcctgttgctgctgctgcggaacCATAGAGGGCTTTCACATGTTACATAGTAGACGTGCTTCAGCCATCCATCAAACTccatcccccaccccacctctTCCTATCTTCCTCCATCACCACTATTGCTCGACCCACTGTGGGTCATCGGCTCAACGCCTTCGCCTTTCCATTATACCGTTTGCTGACTGTTTTCCTTCTTCACCTCACTGTTCTCCTTTACACCCTTATCCCTCGTCTCGCCTCCTTGCTTTcgtccccttccctcttcgTGCTTCTGCTCTTatccccgcccccctcccctctctgcccGATCATGTATCGCCCCAACGTCTGTGTCTTTCTCTTCAATGAGAAGGTGGAGTTCCTTGGGTGTCAGCGCATGAAGACGGATCATTTCCAGTGTGTGCAGGGTGGCATCGAGGCCTATGACGTGGACATCCGGCTGGCGGCCCTGAGAGAGGTGGAAGAAGAGATCCGACTGAAGCCGCAGGATGTCAGTTTTGTCCAGGAGATTCCGCCACCGCACGGGGATCCGATGAACTTCGCCTACACCCTCGCCTCCAACGCCAACCTGCGCCGCTTTGGCTACGTCGGTCAGAAACAACGCATcctgctcttcttcacccCGTCTGAAAACATATCGAAAGTGGTGCTCATCCCTCCTCCGGAGTCGCACGCCTCGCAGGAGTTCCGGAAGGTGGAGTGGATGCCGATCGAGCAACTCATCTCCAAGTCGCCGCCAGAGAAGGCGCACATTTTCAAGACTGTCGGGGAGGTGGCACCGGGAATCGCTCGCGCCTTCTTGAAGAAGAGGGGCCTTCTCGCTGAGCCTCAGGGGGCGGCCAAGTATTAGTGCCGAGAAGAAAATCATAGAGGTCCAAGCGAGTGAAACACGGGTGAGCCTGCCCCGCATGGTATCGCTTTGGGGGGCTAGTGCatccttcccccttccccctcaAGCGGCActcgtcctctctctctctctctctcttggtgccccccccccgtgaGGCGAAAGGGGAAAGCAACCATTCAAACCGAGCGTGAAAGGAGAACAAAGCCTTGCAGAACATCAGAGCCCAAAAAGAAATGAAGGCgataccccctcccccgtttCTTGGCATGCATACACTCCCGCCCGCATCGTCTGGCGCACCTTAACGTGGAAAAGAGCGGGAGAAGAGGCATCACCTTGTAGTGCAGATACGCTGACACCCGAGTGTGTTCGCGGAGCCTCTGGCATGGCACCACTACACCCCCTTTCTTCATTCTGACTGTGAGAGTCGGGGGGAGCTTGGCTCCCTGGTATCAGGATGCGTCGAGGCACCGGgaaggcggcagcaacggtcGCATGGCGTCCTAGCTAAGCATCTACTCATTTTCTGAGCGCCCTCGTTGTTTTTGCTCTCCCACATACCTCCCATTTCCACCACTCCTCTGTCTCGTTCTCGCCGTCTCGGGTCTCTTCCAatgcatgcgcacacgttC
This portion of the Leishmania major strain Friedlin complete genome, chromosome 5 genome encodes:
- a CDS encoding putative NUDIX hydrolase dihydroneopterin triphosphate pyrophosphohydrolase/hydrolase; the protein is MYRPNVCVFLFNEKVEFLGCQRMKTDHFQCVQGGIEAYDVDIRLAALREVEEEIRLKPQDVSFVQEIPPPHGDPMNFAYTLASNANLRRFGYVGQKQRILLFFTPSENISKVVLIPPPESHASQEFRKVEWMPIEQLISKSPPEKAHIFKTVGEVAPGIARAFLKKRGLLAEPQGAAKY